One segment of bacterium DNA contains the following:
- a CDS encoding polysaccharide lyase: MLNTRKLVFLTGLMALPLAVAGLPAQEPETPTPVKLPFVETFEDTAWAARGWYDSPSIQTTDAEHFEGKRACLWHWSAKGATTPEGKGGRVLFEPTESVNLSFALKHSADWTWTGVNWHPHEMHFMTTKDTPFWGPAYTYLTLYIEVVNGVPRCATQDSRNIDTTALRKDITALTEKRAVSGGNGDPDGHGVGDCYKAGEGWRNGRDFAADSVYFGDTPGPRYKGDWHRVKAHFKLNSIADGKAVHDGVLQYWYDGKLLLDYHDVVFRTGANPDMKINQFLMLPYFGPGVPHEQSIWVDDLQVTADEP, from the coding sequence ATGCTCAACACCCGCAAGCTTGTATTCCTGACCGGCCTGATGGCTTTACCCCTGGCCGTGGCCGGCCTTCCGGCCCAGGAACCGGAGACCCCCACGCCGGTCAAGCTGCCGTTCGTGGAGACTTTCGAGGACACCGCCTGGGCTGCCCGCGGCTGGTACGACAGCCCGTCGATCCAGACCACGGACGCCGAGCATTTCGAGGGAAAGCGCGCCTGCCTCTGGCATTGGAGCGCTAAGGGTGCGACCACGCCCGAGGGCAAGGGCGGCCGCGTGCTGTTCGAGCCCACCGAGAGCGTGAACCTCAGCTTCGCGCTCAAGCACAGCGCCGACTGGACCTGGACCGGGGTCAACTGGCACCCGCACGAGATGCATTTCATGACCACCAAGGACACTCCGTTCTGGGGCCCGGCCTACACCTACCTGACGCTGTATATCGAGGTGGTCAACGGCGTGCCGCGCTGCGCCACCCAGGACAGCCGCAACATCGACACCACCGCCCTGCGCAAGGATATCACCGCCCTGACCGAGAAGCGCGCGGTCTCGGGCGGCAACGGCGACCCGGACGGCCACGGAGTGGGGGACTGTTACAAGGCCGGTGAGGGCTGGCGCAACGGCCGCGATTTCGCCGCGGACAGTGTCTATTTCGGCGACACCCCCGGCCCGCGCTACAAGGGCGACTGGCACCGGGTGAAGGCGCATTTCAAGCTCAACAGCATCGCCGACGGCAAGGCCGTGCATGACGGGGTGCTGCAGTACTGGTACGACGGCAAGCTGCTGCTGGATTACCACGATGTGGTCTTTAGAACCGGGGCCAACCCCGACATGAAAATCAACCAGTTCCTGATGCTGCCCTATTTCGGACCCGGCGTGCCGCACGAGCAGTCGATCTGGGTGGATGACCTGCAAGTGACCGCGGATGAACCCTGA